A genomic region of Bernardetia sp. ABR2-2B contains the following coding sequences:
- a CDS encoding TonB-dependent receptor, which produces MRIQTLLFTSFLVLISFFAYSQKISPNFSKNQLQGEIKGKITLEGSTIGFTTIQIKEKINDKIIGTTTDKNGNYELKQIPFGNFTLIASYLGFETQSKIVVLNEENPVLEINFDLKESVSELNQIVVTATRTEKKQTDAAVMVDIIDSKTLINTQSCNLSEGLKFQAGLRVETDCQTCNYTQLRMNGLGGGYSQILINGRPIFSPLMGLYGMEQLPVNMIERIEVVRGGGSVLYGSSAIGGVVNVITKLPKENNYDLAYTYQNINGGASDNIITGNATVLTEKKNAGVSFFINNRKRDFYDYNGDNFSELAKLENNSFGANLFFRPTDNQKLEVSFSSINEYRFGGEMTDRAAHQALQAEERTHNVLVGNIDYQINFNGGNSSLIAYLATQNTDRKHYTGIIPDQNNDNETEAYQNHLENPPYGTSDNTTYQAGFQLNHNLSNFLGTSNILTFGTEYVTDDVLDVIEAYNYKIDQTTQNLGVFLQSDWQITNKLNLLSGIRMDNHNFVENPIFSPRLSFLYKLKPSMQLRATWSTGFRAPQAFDADMHIAFAGGGVSRISLADNLKQERSNSFSTSLNYDKATDNFIAGFTLEGFYTDLNNAFYLAPLGEDEFGERFEKRNGQGATVQGITLETRANYNKKAQLEVGFTLQKSLFDEPVENIEGLELKREFLRTPNDYGFATLSITPNERFSMNMNVVYTGKMELIHFAGAPEQTIDEYKTSDSFTEFSFRASYDFPLKKTSSKLQLFGGIKNIFNAYQDDFDSGKNRDSNYVYGTAAPRTFFVGVRLSSF; this is translated from the coding sequence ATGCGAATACAGACTTTACTTTTCACATCATTTTTAGTGCTTATTTCTTTTTTTGCTTATTCTCAAAAAATATCTCCAAATTTTTCTAAAAACCAACTACAAGGAGAAATAAAAGGGAAAATAACTTTAGAAGGCTCAACTATCGGTTTTACAACTATTCAGATAAAAGAAAAGATAAATGATAAAATAATAGGAACAACAACAGACAAGAATGGAAACTATGAATTAAAACAAATTCCTTTCGGTAATTTTACTTTGATTGCTTCTTATTTGGGATTCGAAACGCAGAGTAAAATAGTTGTTTTGAATGAAGAAAACCCAGTTTTGGAAATTAATTTTGATTTGAAAGAATCAGTTTCAGAATTGAATCAAATTGTAGTTACGGCAACACGAACAGAAAAAAAACAAACGGATGCTGCCGTTATGGTAGATATTATTGATAGCAAAACACTTATCAATACGCAATCTTGTAATTTATCAGAAGGTCTGAAGTTTCAAGCAGGTTTGAGAGTAGAAACGGATTGCCAAACCTGTAATTATACACAGCTTCGAATGAATGGATTAGGTGGTGGATATTCACAAATTTTGATAAATGGTCGTCCTATTTTTAGTCCGTTGATGGGTTTGTATGGAATGGAACAACTGCCTGTAAATATGATTGAGCGCATTGAAGTGGTGCGTGGTGGTGGTTCAGTTTTGTACGGTTCTAGTGCGATTGGTGGCGTAGTGAACGTAATTACAAAACTTCCAAAAGAAAATAATTATGATTTGGCTTATACCTATCAAAATATAAATGGAGGAGCAAGTGATAATATCATTACAGGAAATGCAACTGTTTTGACAGAGAAAAAAAATGCAGGAGTTTCATTTTTTATCAATAACAGAAAGCGAGATTTTTATGACTACAACGGCGATAATTTTTCAGAATTAGCAAAACTAGAAAACAATTCTTTTGGTGCAAACCTGTTTTTTCGTCCTACTGATAATCAAAAATTAGAAGTCAGTTTTAGTAGTATCAATGAATATCGTTTTGGTGGAGAAATGACTGATAGAGCAGCACACCAAGCCTTACAAGCAGAAGAGCGAACACACAACGTTTTGGTAGGAAATATCGATTATCAAATCAATTTTAACGGTGGAAACTCGTCTTTGATTGCTTATTTGGCTACTCAAAACACAGATAGAAAACATTATACAGGAATTATTCCAGACCAAAATAATGATAATGAAACAGAAGCCTATCAAAATCACTTAGAAAATCCTCCTTACGGAACATCTGATAACACAACCTATCAAGCAGGTTTTCAATTAAATCATAATCTTTCTAACTTTTTGGGAACAAGTAATATCCTAACTTTCGGAACAGAGTACGTAACTGATGATGTTTTGGATGTCATTGAAGCCTACAATTATAAAATTGACCAAACGACACAAAATTTAGGTGTTTTTCTTCAAAGTGATTGGCAGATTACAAACAAATTAAACTTACTTTCAGGAATCAGAATGGATAATCATAATTTTGTAGAGAATCCTATTTTTAGTCCTCGTTTGTCTTTTTTGTATAAACTAAAGCCATCAATGCAGCTTCGTGCTACTTGGAGTACAGGTTTTCGTGCGCCACAGGCTTTTGATGCAGATATGCACATTGCTTTTGCAGGAGGAGGAGTTTCAAGAATTAGCTTGGCTGATAACCTAAAACAAGAGCGTTCGAATAGCTTTAGCACTTCACTTAATTATGACAAAGCTACTGATAATTTCATTGCAGGTTTTACGCTAGAAGGTTTTTATACAGATTTGAACAATGCTTTTTATTTAGCACCACTAGGAGAAGATGAGTTTGGAGAGCGTTTTGAAAAACGAAATGGACAAGGTGCAACTGTGCAAGGAATTACACTAGAAACACGAGCAAATTACAACAAAAAAGCGCAGTTAGAAGTAGGTTTTACATTACAAAAAAGTCTTTTTGATGAGCCAGTTGAGAATATTGAAGGCTTAGAACTTAAAAGAGAGTTTTTAAGAACGCCAAATGACTATGGTTTTGCAACGCTTTCAATTACACCAAATGAGCGTTTTTCTATGAATATGAATGTTGTTTATACAGGAAAAATGGAACTCATACATTTTGCAGGTGCGCCAGAACAAACCATAGATGAATATAAAACTTCTGATTCTTTTACAGAGTTTAGTTTTAGAGCGAGCTATGATTTTCCTTTGAAAAAAACAAGTTCAAAATTGCAGCTTTTTGGAGGAATAAAAAATATATTCAATGCCTACCAAGATGACTTTGATAGTGGAAAAAATAGAGATAGTAATTATGTATATGGAACGGCTGCTCCTCGTACTTTTTTTGTGGGAGTTAGATTGTCTAGTTTTTAG
- a CDS encoding serine hydrolase domain-containing protein, translating to MTYIEKIIKLEMLKYFSVIALLFMGLSCQNKPTTYNKTSKTDSLTNKFQAIYDKGNFHGFDVSIVDNNQVFYQKAFGYADVESKKKYTLSTKHSTGSVSKTLIGISLLKAQELGKLKLDDPINKYLSFSVKNPYFPTTDITIRHLANHTSTIADTDFYDENSYSFRNNKHLNSKVPIKIESYFNPVQKSISLSEFMKKVIYTEEDTCCRETFIEAEPGSNFLYSNGGATLAAVVLERATGMSFIDFTKRYILEPLEMNASSWDENQTEATLYLNKDTVYAEYRNLDYPAGALVTNTTDLSKYLQELIKGYNGNSSLLSKNSYATLFNTPFIKEIAKQDFGDMNPFMNIKYDEGVFMGVAPKNFVGHTGSDPGIVTFLFFNSKTNCGFTFRTNRSIGAVYEETLNDLWSILKVLEEEVSEQE from the coding sequence ATGACTTACATAGAAAAAATAATCAAACTAGAAATGCTAAAATACTTCTCTGTTATTGCCTTGCTTTTTATGGGTTTATCTTGCCAAAATAAACCTACTACTTACAACAAAACTTCTAAAACAGATTCACTGACTAACAAATTTCAAGCTATCTATGATAAAGGAAACTTTCACGGTTTTGATGTTTCTATTGTAGATAATAATCAAGTGTTTTATCAAAAAGCATTTGGCTATGCTGATGTAGAATCAAAGAAAAAATATACTTTATCTACAAAACATTCTACGGGTTCGGTTTCCAAAACACTCATTGGTATTTCATTGCTAAAAGCACAAGAACTCGGCAAGTTAAAGCTAGACGACCCTATCAATAAATATTTATCTTTCTCTGTCAAGAATCCTTATTTTCCAACTACTGATATTACAATTCGTCATTTAGCAAATCACACTTCTACTATTGCAGATACTGATTTTTATGATGAAAATAGTTATTCTTTTCGAAACAACAAACACCTCAATTCGAAAGTACCTATAAAAATAGAAAGCTACTTCAACCCTGTACAAAAAAGTATTTCACTTTCAGAGTTTATGAAAAAAGTGATTTATACAGAAGAGGATACTTGTTGTCGTGAAACATTTATAGAGGCAGAACCAGGTAGCAATTTTCTATATTCAAATGGTGGTGCTACATTGGCAGCAGTTGTTTTGGAACGAGCAACAGGTATGTCATTTATAGATTTTACTAAAAGATATATCTTAGAGCCTTTGGAAATGAATGCAAGTTCTTGGGATGAGAACCAAACAGAAGCAACATTATACCTCAATAAAGATACTGTATATGCAGAATATCGTAATTTGGATTATCCAGCAGGGGCATTAGTTACAAACACTACAGATTTATCAAAGTATCTACAAGAATTGATAAAAGGCTATAATGGCAATAGTTCGTTACTTTCTAAAAATAGCTATGCTACACTTTTTAATACTCCTTTTATCAAGGAAATTGCAAAACAAGACTTTGGTGATATGAACCCATTTATGAATATAAAATACGATGAGGGTGTTTTTATGGGTGTAGCTCCCAAGAATTTTGTAGGACATACAGGAAGCGACCCAGGTATTGTAACATTTCTATTTTTCAATAGCAAAACAAATTGTGGTTTTACTTTTAGAACCAATAGAAGTATTGGGGCAGTTTATGAGGAAACTTTGAACGACCTATGGAGCATTCTGAAAGTTTTAGAAGAAGAAGTTTCTGAGCAAGAGTAA
- a CDS encoding STAS/SEC14 domain-containing protein → MSSLPIATFQFEKPFVYVSFTGNDFDDENFEEYKKSSHKAFEWERYGMIYDISKVEYVQTKYRTLQAEDIKKHKEQIENKAIGLAVIAPSFFQRTFAKTIFLIISYPSKVEVFESEEKAMKWMNKLLEK, encoded by the coding sequence ATGAGTTCTCTACCTATTGCTACTTTTCAATTTGAAAAACCCTTTGTTTATGTAAGTTTTACAGGCAATGATTTTGATGATGAGAATTTTGAAGAATATAAAAAGTCATCGCACAAAGCATTTGAATGGGAGAGGTATGGAATGATATATGATATTTCAAAAGTAGAATACGTACAAACAAAATATCGAACACTACAAGCAGAAGATATAAAAAAGCATAAAGAACAGATTGAAAATAAAGCCATTGGACTGGCAGTAATTGCTCCTTCTTTTTTTCAGAGAACATTTGCAAAGACTATTTTCTTAATTATTTCTTATCCTAGCAAAGTAGAGGTTTTTGAGAGTGAGGAAAAAGCAATGAAATGGATGAATAAGCTGCTGGAAAAATAA
- a CDS encoding helicase-related protein, translated as MQHYSAGYTNTTNHFVIQNLPFFSQKVVEEEKNKFSFLLRFLQRSLVMPLPMELAERFNTQGNQTENYIPLLPLQISEKNKYAPKWKFEEKSKKTASEKAMTLFLRERLHNYLPEWGFLEFLFWVNAPLTDMLQQNITETELQNVTIDFYLPIAELAILIVTGSEEREKQQKTEQKLRSKGIYVVSFTAEEIIEETDLIREKMEWVRHQVEKPIFSNKLREWNRIATNQPRETIIQQVWWKAALIRIQILTAELLFRGVWKMNESENKTWKAVFLMREKEQIPKEIIELAIQSVQKLVEELFPDLSKGFPKVSITTIFSKNDIEQQEKDNENEILKVDFSILHRWTDSDKDKDWIKIRNDYAESHRFSFHSDEGKPLSKQFPVLSHSFFKPNFKKNSNKEFHTWNFATNEDIKRSEFLLRSFSNQDKKSTSSFFLQALLTKALNGQSVLANIPLEIDSSVIFGWVSVLQSFPSLLICASTDAALDKMEELSKNGIDKVTIWHSEMSSQEVNQAQSLVKQNKVFLLILTADLLNTKTFIDFIDDKENEKNKINWAYFLVDEIHRFSEWSPQHKEEYIAIERIYHNCFYNDSHKTPFVFLSHFLDKSVSKTIQNIFKIEENDFYAAVGLSDYLENKIANFEFVETENTYSELVSVLKKIQNKETQHQNNTGIIFTTGANGSTGSYLLSERLEFDLKRKIYPYSIEIPQDSHDDKETHFTKRNYLRNALKTSQDLLVASTSALNSGINLENLDFIVQYGLPKSLTELLDISNRTKKTTAKTYIIFQKEKDEQTLLNLFKDSTKLSDIRNMHREVSWLGGDMYRHLLEWAAKVEPVEEEVDFMKQFYDKYCLVSEAENSDNKQIEENHAAIVKVSEVEISDLDFRVFSQKVDRKLAVERTIIRFYQMGILSNWEYSSHISNTKFKVWVQAHDQTSVRKHIFDIIQTHQSDFEIHKDEKYAAIFSMKRYSILEKYSFLFLQWIHENSIYHFKNNLKQVYDYAKSQVKENQPQNLIFSEPFLHHSSINRLLYFIEKDSLRNNSFSKKEIDWIFEELGKITVLNENENQKQTLDFIEKWRRRVNQEESQSRVLDFYKAVLELNLEKIDSENAPKTLFEAVSNILQSNTKQENKDYFIEAYLSFGKTFSDQAKSYLSESILRSETEPKTKTKQLRATQIYSNLEDMYSLTILLQCELEKMKEIQFEIQESELEKI; from the coding sequence ATGCAACACTATTCAGCAGGTTATACCAACACAACAAATCATTTTGTGATTCAGAATTTACCTTTTTTCTCTCAAAAAGTGGTTGAGGAAGAAAAGAATAAATTCTCTTTTTTATTGCGTTTTTTACAGCGTAGTTTGGTAATGCCGTTGCCTATGGAATTGGCTGAGAGATTTAATACACAAGGCAATCAAACTGAAAATTATATTCCTCTTTTGCCTTTACAGATTTCAGAAAAAAACAAATATGCTCCAAAATGGAAATTTGAAGAAAAAAGTAAGAAAACTGCTTCTGAAAAAGCAATGACTTTATTTTTACGTGAACGCTTACATAACTATCTTCCTGAATGGGGATTTTTAGAGTTTTTGTTTTGGGTAAATGCACCTTTAACAGATATGTTACAGCAAAATATCACAGAAACAGAATTGCAAAATGTTACTATAGATTTTTATTTGCCAATTGCAGAACTTGCTATTTTGATTGTAACAGGAAGTGAAGAGAGAGAAAAACAACAGAAAACTGAACAAAAACTGCGTTCGAAAGGAATTTATGTAGTTAGTTTTACAGCTGAAGAAATCATAGAAGAAACAGATTTGATTCGTGAAAAAATGGAGTGGGTTCGCCATCAAGTAGAAAAACCTATTTTTTCAAACAAACTTAGAGAGTGGAACAGAATAGCGACAAATCAGCCTAGAGAAACAATTATTCAACAAGTTTGGTGGAAAGCTGCCCTTATTCGTATTCAAATCCTGACGGCAGAATTACTTTTTAGAGGAGTTTGGAAAATGAATGAGAGTGAAAACAAAACTTGGAAGGCTGTTTTTTTGATGAGAGAAAAGGAACAAATTCCTAAAGAAATTATAGAGTTAGCTATTCAATCTGTTCAAAAATTGGTAGAAGAGCTTTTCCCTGACCTATCAAAAGGATTTCCTAAGGTTTCCATTACCACTATTTTTTCAAAAAACGATATAGAACAACAAGAAAAGGACAATGAAAACGAAATTCTGAAAGTAGATTTTAGTATTCTGCATCGTTGGACAGACTCTGATAAGGACAAAGATTGGATAAAAATACGGAATGATTATGCTGAAAGTCATCGTTTTTCGTTTCATTCTGATGAAGGAAAGCCTCTGTCAAAACAATTTCCTGTTTTATCTCACTCATTTTTTAAGCCTAATTTTAAGAAGAATTCTAATAAAGAGTTTCATACATGGAATTTTGCAACGAATGAAGATATAAAACGTTCTGAATTTTTGCTTCGTTCTTTTTCTAATCAAGATAAAAAATCAACCTCATCTTTTTTCCTTCAAGCTCTACTCACAAAAGCCTTGAATGGTCAATCTGTTTTGGCAAATATTCCCTTAGAAATTGACTCTAGTGTTATCTTTGGTTGGGTTTCTGTTTTGCAATCTTTCCCTTCGCTTCTTATTTGTGCTTCTACTGATGCTGCATTGGACAAAATGGAAGAGCTTAGTAAAAATGGAATTGATAAAGTTACTATTTGGCATTCTGAAATGAGCAGTCAAGAAGTGAATCAAGCACAGAGTTTAGTCAAACAAAACAAAGTCTTTCTGTTGATTCTGACGGCTGATTTATTAAATACAAAGACTTTCATAGATTTTATAGACGATAAAGAAAATGAGAAAAATAAAATAAATTGGGCATATTTTTTAGTAGATGAAATTCATCGTTTTTCGGAATGGTCGCCACAACACAAAGAAGAATATATTGCAATAGAACGTATTTACCATAATTGTTTTTATAACGATTCTCATAAAACACCTTTTGTTTTCTTATCCCATTTTTTAGATAAATCAGTTTCAAAAACAATTCAAAATATATTTAAGATAGAAGAAAATGATTTCTATGCTGCTGTGGGCTTGTCTGATTATTTAGAGAATAAAATAGCAAATTTTGAATTTGTAGAAACTGAAAATACTTATTCTGAACTGGTTAGTGTTTTGAAAAAGATTCAAAATAAAGAAACTCAACATCAAAATAATACAGGAATAATCTTCACAACTGGCGCAAATGGAAGTACAGGTTCTTATTTGCTTTCCGAGCGTTTGGAGTTTGATTTGAAACGAAAAATATACCCATATTCTATTGAGATTCCACAAGATTCGCACGACGATAAAGAAACGCATTTTACCAAACGAAATTATTTAAGAAATGCACTCAAAACTTCTCAAGACTTATTGGTTGCTTCTACTTCTGCCCTTAATTCAGGAATTAATTTAGAAAATTTGGATTTTATTGTTCAATATGGCTTACCAAAATCATTGACAGAATTACTTGATATTTCGAATCGAACAAAAAAAACAACTGCCAAAACATATATTATTTTTCAGAAAGAAAAAGACGAACAAACACTTCTAAATCTCTTTAAAGATTCTACAAAACTCTCCGATATTAGAAATATGCACAGGGAAGTGAGTTGGCTAGGTGGGGATATGTATAGGCATCTTCTAGAATGGGCTGCCAAAGTTGAGCCTGTGGAAGAAGAAGTAGATTTTATGAAACAGTTTTATGATAAATATTGCTTGGTTTCTGAAGCTGAAAATAGTGATAATAAGCAAATTGAAGAAAACCATGCTGCAATTGTAAAGGTTTCAGAAGTAGAAATTTCAGATTTAGATTTTAGAGTTTTTTCTCAAAAAGTAGATAGAAAGTTGGCTGTTGAGCGAACAATTATTCGTTTTTATCAAATGGGAATTTTATCAAATTGGGAATATTCATCGCATATTTCGAATACAAAGTTCAAAGTTTGGGTACAGGCTCACGACCAGACAAGCGTACGAAAACATATTTTTGATATTATACAAACTCATCAATCTGATTTCGAAATTCATAAAGATGAAAAATATGCTGCTATTTTTTCGATGAAAAGATATTCAATTTTAGAAAAATATAGTTTTTTGTTCTTACAATGGATTCACGAAAATAGTATTTATCATTTCAAAAATAACTTGAAGCAGGTATATGACTACGCCAAAAGTCAAGTAAAAGAAAATCAGCCACAAAACTTGATTTTTTCAGAGCCTTTTCTTCATCATTCTTCTATTAATCGTCTTCTTTACTTCATTGAAAAAGATAGTTTGAGAAATAATTCATTTTCTAAAAAAGAGATAGACTGGATTTTTGAGGAATTGGGAAAAATAACTGTCCTCAATGAAAACGAAAATCAAAAGCAGACTTTAGATTTTATTGAAAAATGGAGAAGAAGAGTAAATCAAGAAGAAAGTCAGAGTAGAGTTTTGGATTTTTATAAAGCTGTTTTGGAGCTAAACTTAGAAAAAATTGATTCTGAAAATGCACCTAAAACTTTATTTGAGGCAGTAAGTAATATTCTGCAAAGCAACACAAAACAAGAGAATAAAGATTACTTTATAGAAGCTTATTTATCTTTTGGAAAGACTTTTTCTGACCAAGCTAAATCATATTTATCAGAAAGTATTTTGAGGAGCGAAACTGAACCTAAAACTAAGACTAAACAACTACGAGCAACTCAAATTTATTCTAATTTGGAAGATATGTATAGTCTTACTATTTTGCTTCAATGTGAACTAGAGAAAATGAAAGAGATTCAATTTGAGATACAAGAAAGTGAACTAGAGAAAATATAA
- a CDS encoding AraC family transcriptional regulator — translation MDTINLLIITTAISLFTSLFLAFFLVVVKTKNKLSNFLFAAFLLITAIDTSAPLFNLTVATPSNLGMLRNALSFLQLPIFYLYILSVCYSDFKLKYKHLLHFLPFLAANLALLPRFYAVDIASKIDFIINRKEMIELQFNHILIHLQIAVYIFAVFMILKKAKRLYLENNADKSSVSYNWLFQFTTVLTILYSVAFIKNIFKFSDFQIVSEGIKIGIIVLQLFIFCWYLFKAINNPNLFRNIDSKLKLVKDIISEEKGNEPLTLTEKKYSEDLIKLKKYMNNEKPFLNPSITIQDISAAIEIPVRDLSLLINHKLEQHFYDFINIYRVENAMRILEDSTKNKITILEILYEVGFNSKSSFNTAFKKHTGKTPTSYRKTLKNNTL, via the coding sequence ATGGATACCATTAATTTATTAATTATTACCACTGCAATTTCTTTATTTACTTCATTATTTCTTGCCTTTTTTTTGGTTGTAGTCAAGACAAAAAATAAGTTAAGTAATTTTCTTTTTGCTGCTTTTTTGCTAATCACTGCGATAGATACTAGTGCGCCCTTATTCAACTTAACTGTTGCTACTCCTTCAAACTTAGGAATGTTAAGAAATGCTCTTTCTTTTTTACAACTTCCTATTTTTTATCTCTACATACTGTCGGTTTGTTATTCTGATTTTAAGCTCAAATACAAACATTTACTGCATTTTTTACCTTTTTTAGCTGCTAATTTGGCGTTACTCCCTCGTTTTTATGCCGTAGATATCGCTTCCAAAATTGATTTTATCATAAATCGTAAGGAGATGATAGAATTACAGTTCAATCATATTCTGATACATCTTCAAATAGCTGTTTATATTTTTGCTGTTTTTATGATATTAAAAAAAGCAAAAAGACTATATCTTGAAAATAATGCAGATAAAAGTAGTGTTTCCTATAATTGGTTATTTCAGTTTACGACTGTACTTACTATTTTATACTCTGTTGCTTTTATAAAAAATATTTTCAAATTTTCTGATTTTCAAATTGTTTCTGAGGGAATAAAAATTGGAATTATAGTACTTCAGTTATTTATTTTTTGTTGGTACTTATTTAAGGCAATAAATAACCCCAATTTATTCAGAAATATCGATTCAAAATTAAAACTTGTAAAGGATATAATTTCTGAAGAAAAGGGTAATGAACCATTGACTTTGACTGAAAAAAAATACAGTGAAGATTTAATAAAATTAAAAAAATATATGAATAACGAAAAGCCATTTCTTAATCCTTCCATAACTATTCAAGATATTTCTGCTGCTATCGAAATTCCTGTTAGAGATTTATCTCTTCTAATTAATCATAAACTAGAACAACATTTTTACGATTTCATTAATATATATCGTGTAGAAAATGCGATGAGAATTTTAGAAGACTCAACAAAAAATAAGATAACTATTTTAGAAATTCTGTATGAAGTAGGTTTTAATTCCAAATCTTCTTTCAATACTGCTTTCAAAAAACATACAGGAAAAACACCCACTTCATACCGTAAAACACTGAAAAACAACACCTTGTAA
- a CDS encoding serine hydrolase domain-containing protein, with amino-acid sequence MKSTIYYLLIFTALFSSCQTKHKTITKEKEYSFLTDSLNITQQLEKHKLAGFSLVIFKNYKIVYSSQDGVKSTATQEKIDKNTAFSTASIAKPVVSLLCHLLEEKGLINLDDPIDSYLKRWHLPKSKFTENTSPTWKQFLNHTAGTSQQGFADFYEGDTIPTIKQSLLGQLPRYDKEIEFLFTPSTSWQYSGGGYVIIQMALEDSLKKPISELAQKYIFSPLGLSNTTMIQPNEKGFLKNVALVHDQENKVIKTGLPITPQVAPSGLWSTPTDLAKFTIEIQNALRNKNNKVISTTIAKKITEVTALKNAVAGWSYAGQRSFGYNNYDWLRCGGSNTGVGSDIFATMTDGNGFVYMANGEKQNRFPVFHQTRIKLLTLMDWNKEIPKEDIQEIPQSLKEKLVGTYNDLLYGQEGLPTKIVEKEGHLYVESMFFQRYAGKNKTELLYLKNGLFKIVDYPNLLKLNFENDKLNSVILIRDNMNVEIKVVKK; translated from the coding sequence ATGAAAAGTACCATTTATTATTTACTAATTTTCACAGCTCTATTTTCAAGTTGTCAGACAAAGCATAAGACAATAACAAAGGAAAAAGAATATAGCTTTCTGACCGATAGTTTGAATATTACCCAGCAATTAGAAAAACACAAACTTGCAGGTTTTAGTCTTGTTATTTTTAAAAATTATAAGATTGTATACTCTAGTCAAGATGGAGTAAAATCAACAGCCACACAGGAAAAAATAGATAAAAATACTGCTTTTTCTACGGCATCAATCGCAAAACCAGTAGTATCACTTCTTTGTCACCTGCTTGAAGAAAAAGGACTAATTAATTTAGATGACCCAATAGATAGTTATCTAAAACGTTGGCATTTGCCAAAAAGTAAGTTTACAGAAAATACTAGCCCAACTTGGAAACAGTTCTTAAATCATACAGCAGGAACAAGTCAGCAGGGCTTTGCAGATTTTTATGAAGGAGACACGATTCCAACCATAAAACAAAGTCTTTTAGGACAACTTCCGAGATATGATAAAGAAATTGAATTTCTATTTACACCTAGTACGAGTTGGCAATATAGTGGTGGTGGTTATGTAATTATTCAAATGGCCTTGGAAGACAGTTTAAAAAAACCTATTTCAGAACTTGCACAAAAGTATATTTTTTCGCCTTTGGGATTGAGTAATACAACAATGATTCAACCTAATGAAAAGGGATTTTTGAAAAATGTTGCTCTTGTACATGACCAAGAAAATAAAGTTATCAAAACAGGATTACCAATAACACCACAAGTTGCACCATCAGGATTATGGTCAACTCCAACTGATTTGGCAAAATTTACTATTGAAATTCAAAACGCCTTACGCAATAAAAACAACAAAGTAATATCTACTACTATTGCTAAAAAAATAACTGAAGTAACAGCTCTAAAAAATGCTGTTGCTGGTTGGAGTTATGCAGGACAAAGGTCATTTGGATACAATAATTATGACTGGCTTAGATGTGGTGGCTCTAATACAGGAGTGGGTAGCGATATTTTTGCTACTATGACAGATGGAAATGGTTTCGTTTATATGGCAAATGGTGAAAAACAAAACCGTTTCCCTGTTTTTCATCAAACTAGAATAAAACTCTTGACATTGATGGACTGGAACAAAGAAATACCGAAAGAAGATATTCAAGAAATCCCTCAAAGTTTGAAAGAAAAATTAGTGGGAACGTATAATGATTTGCTTTATGGACAAGAAGGGCTGCCTACTAAAATTGTGGAAAAAGAGGGTCATCTCTATGTTGAATCTATGTTTTTTCAACGCTATGCAGGAAAAAACAAAACTGAATTACTTTACCTTAAAAATGGGTTGTTTAAAATTGTAGATTATCCAAATCTATTGAAACTCAACTTTGAAAATGATAAACTAAATTCTGTAATCTTGATAAGAGATAATATGAATGTTGAAATTAAGGTAGTAAAGAAGTAG